In the Populus trichocarpa isolate Nisqually-1 chromosome 1, P.trichocarpa_v4.1, whole genome shotgun sequence genome, one interval contains:
- the LOC18095915 gene encoding probable tetraacyldisaccharide 4'-kinase, mitochondrial isoform X2 → MEKLRRVVKEIAYVQDYTKLSTLHQSLIPILSLASSLYRVVLSIRHYLYHFGFFSKHRLPVPVISVGNLTWGGNGKTPMVEFISSWLADSGISPLILTRGYAGGDEARMLTRHLRGRAVKIGVGANRAATAACFFKRHGYVDPRDYLVEGKWHEQKEGSRINSRKVGVVVLDDGMQHWSLQRDIEIVMVNGLTPWGNHQILPLGPLREPLKALGRADVAVIHHANLVSEHNLRDIKLMMQEVKKSLPICFTRMSPTHFFEVGNINTRTPLDILCNGVVLCVSAIGSANAFVQGIKKMGTLYVDRLDFSDHHSLQDTDIEIIRMKLKELEDKFGSMPVVVITEKAFESL, encoded by the exons ATGGAGAAACTGAGGAGAGTAGTGAAGGAGATAGCCTACGTGCAAGACTACACTAAGCTCTCTACACTGCACCAATCTTTAATTCCTATCCTCTCATTAGCTTCCTCACTTTACAGAGTTGTTCTCTCTATCCGCCACTATCTCTACCACTTTGGCTTCTTCTCTAAGCACAG GTTGCCAGTGCCGGTGATAAGTGTCGGCAACTTAACATGGGGAGGAAATGGGAAGACTCCAATGGTTGAGTTCATTTCTTCATGGTTAGCTGATTCTGGAATTTCACCTCTCATTCTTACTAGG GGTTATGCTGGTGGAGATGAAGCTAGGATGCTTACTAGGCATCTTCGTGGGAGAGCTGTAAAGATTGGTGTTGGTGCAAATCGAGCTGCTACTGCTGCTTGCTTCTTTAAGCGACATGGTTATGTAGATCCTCGTGATTATTTAGTTGAGGGCAAATGGCATGAACAGAAAGAGGGAAGTCGGATTAACTCAAGAAAAGTTGGTGTTGTGGTTTTGGATGATGGAATGCAG CACTGGAGCCTGCAGCGTGACATAGAGATTGTCATGGTTAATGGACTAACACCATGGGGAAATCATCAAATACTTCCTCTTGGACCTTTAAGGGAACCTTTGAAAGCCCTCGGAAGAGCAGATGTTGCTGTAATTCATCATGCAAACCTG GTTTCGGAGCATAATCTCAGAGACATCAAGTTAATGATGCAAGAAGTTAAAAAATCTCTTCCTATTTGTTTCACTAGAATGTCTCCCACACACTTCTTTGAAGTAGGAAATATCAACACCAGAACACCATTGGATATCTTATGCAACGGTGTTGTGCTATGTGTTTCTGCAATTGGTTCTGCAAATGCTTTTGTGCAGGGGATAAAGAAG ATGGGAACATTGTATGTTGATCGACTTGATTTCAGTGATCATCACTCACTCCAAGACACG